A genome region from Littorina saxatilis isolate snail1 linkage group LG16, US_GU_Lsax_2.0, whole genome shotgun sequence includes the following:
- the LOC138950708 gene encoding LOW QUALITY PROTEIN: adenylosuccinate lyase-like (The sequence of the model RefSeq protein was modified relative to this genomic sequence to represent the inferred CDS: inserted 2 bases in 1 codon) yields MKANIGNIDFAHAELEEKHVRHDVMAHVHTFAHICPHAAPIIHLGATSCYVGDNTDLIVMKDAFDIMLPKLARCIHRLSSFAKQHKALACLSYTHLQPAQLSTVGKRACIWTQDLLMDLRNLQRARADLRFRGVKGTTGTQASFLALFDGNEKKVEELDXVTELAGFKSHFLSCGQTYSRKVDVDCVNTLASLGATVHKICTDIRLLANFKELEEPFEKDQIGSSAMPYKRNPMRSERCYSLARHLMTLVHDPLNTAANQWMERTLDDSANRRIAIAEAFLTADALLGTMQNVFEGLVVYPKVIERRIRQELPFMATENIIMAMVKSGGDRQECHEQIRVLSQQAGNRVKQEGEDNDPVERIKQSAYFAPVHAKLELLMDPATFVGRAPAQVDRFLQEEVEPALQPYTSDLEGRSHLTL; encoded by the exons ATGAAGGCAAACATTGGCAACATTGACTTTGCCCATGCCGAGCTGGAGGAGAAACACGTTCGTCATGACGTCATGGCTCATGTTCACACTTTCGCTCACATTTGTCCCCATGCTGCTCCCATTATTCACCTGGGTGCCACTTCCTGTTACGTTGGCGACAACACTGACCTGATTGTCATGAAGGATGCTTTTGATATTATGTTACCAAAGCTTGCTAGGTGTATCCATCGCCTGTCTTCGTTTGCAAAGCAACACAAAGCACTGGCCTGCCTGTCCTATACTCACCTTCAACCAGCACAGCTGTCGACAGTGGGCAAGCGTGCATGCATTTGGACACAGGATCTTCTCATGGATCTGCGTAACCTGCAGCGAGCCAGGGCTGACCTTCGCTTTCGTGGGGTCAAGGGCACCACTGGCACCCAGGCCtcctttctggctctctttgaTGGCAATGAGAAGAAGGTGGAGGAATTGGA TGTCACAGAACTGGCTGGTTTTAAAAGCCATTTCTTGAGCTGCGGTCAGACTTACAGTCGCAAAGTAGACGTGGATTGTGTCAATACTCTTGCCAGTCTTGGTGCCACGGTCCACAAGATTTGTACAGATATCAGGTTGCTGGCCAACTTCAAAGAACTGGAGGAGCCCTTTGAGAAAGATCAGATTGGGTCCAGTGCCATGCCCTACAAGAGGAACCCAATGCGGTCAGAGCGCTGCTACTCTCTGGCCAGACACCTGATGACGCTGGTCCACGACCCACTCAACACGGCCGCCAACCAATGGATGGAGCGTACACTGGACGACAGTGCTAACAGACGCATTGCTATTGCTGAAGCCTTCCTGACAGCTGATGCCTTGCTGGGAACCATGCAGAATGTCTTTGAGGGTCTGGTTGTCTATCCCAAGGTGATAGAGCGACGCATCCGACAGGAGCTGCCCTTCATGGCCACAGAAAACATCATCATGGCCATGGTCAAGTCGGGAGGAGACAGGCAGGAATGTCACGAGCAGATCCGAGTGCTGTCGCAGCAGGCAGGGAACCGCGTGAAGCAGGAAGGAGAAGATAATGACCCGGTGGAGCGTATCAAACAGAGCGCGTACTTTGCCCCTGTTCACGCCAAGTTAGAGCTCCTGATGGACCCCGCTACTTTTGTTGGACGTGCTCCAGCACAGGTGGATCGCTTCCTGCAAGAAGAAGTGGAACCTGCCTTACAGCCATACACCAGCGACCTTGAGGGTCGCTCCCACCTAACACTGTGA